The following coding sequences are from one Geothrix sp. window:
- a CDS encoding isocitrate/isopropylmalate dehydrogenase family protein: protein MDKPIRIALIPGDGVGTEVMAEVLPCLTWARSRGHVLETLQLPYGAGHYLTTGETLPETAFTAIRDGCDAILFGAVGDPRIPDGRHAEAILLRLRQDLDLTVNFRPCRAWVPGAGPDLDLEVFRENTEGPYCLQGSTEPGRAVDLAIHTESAVGRLLTAAFQRAEALDRPLTLAHKANVLKHGHGLWMRVFEDLKPLHPRVAARGMHADALLCALVQDPASFGVIAADNYLGDLISDLCAAFIGGMGVAPSLSWAPHRPFRCTALAEPVHGSAPDIAGKGLANPVGMMLSTALLFRHLGWEPEAKTLEAAVSGALAAGAKTSDLGGTLSTTAMGKAIRDRLPS, encoded by the coding sequence TTGGACAAACCGATTCGCATCGCCCTCATCCCCGGCGACGGCGTCGGAACCGAAGTCATGGCAGAGGTTCTTCCCTGCCTGACCTGGGCCCGTTCCCGCGGCCACGTTCTGGAGACCCTCCAGCTCCCCTATGGAGCCGGGCACTACCTGACCACGGGGGAGACCCTGCCCGAAACCGCCTTCACGGCGATCAGGGACGGTTGCGACGCCATCCTCTTCGGCGCAGTGGGCGATCCCCGGATTCCCGACGGGCGCCACGCGGAGGCCATCCTGCTGCGGCTGAGGCAGGACCTGGACCTGACGGTGAACTTCAGGCCCTGCCGGGCCTGGGTGCCGGGAGCGGGTCCCGACCTGGACCTGGAAGTCTTCCGGGAGAACACCGAGGGCCCCTACTGTCTGCAGGGTTCCACCGAACCGGGTCGTGCGGTGGACCTGGCGATCCACACGGAGTCCGCCGTCGGTCGGCTGCTGACTGCCGCGTTCCAGCGGGCCGAGGCCCTGGACCGCCCCCTCACCCTGGCCCACAAGGCCAACGTGCTCAAGCACGGACATGGTCTATGGATGCGGGTGTTTGAAGACCTGAAGCCGCTGCATCCGCGCGTGGCCGCCCGCGGCATGCATGCCGATGCGCTGCTCTGCGCGCTGGTGCAGGATCCGGCCTCCTTCGGCGTGATCGCGGCCGACAACTACCTGGGCGACCTCATCAGCGACCTCTGCGCCGCCTTCATCGGCGGCATGGGTGTGGCGCCCTCCCTCAGCTGGGCCCCCCACCGTCCCTTCCGCTGCACGGCCCTGGCCGAGCCCGTGCACGGCTCCGCACCGGACATCGCCGGGAAGGGATTGGCCAATCCCGTGGGCATGATGCTCAGCACGGCCCTGCTGTTCCGGCATTTGGGGTGGGAACCCGAGGCCAAAACCTTGGAGGCTGCGGTATCAGGCGCCCTGGCCGCCGGTGCGAAAACAAGCGATCTCGGCGGCACACTCAGCACGACGGCCATGGGCAAGGCCATCCGGGATCGATTGCCCAGCTGA
- a CDS encoding peroxiredoxin: MSRNWRVGMGIMATLGLASAADITEGTKAPAFEAQDQNGATIRLADFQGKSVVVLYFYPKDDTPGCTAEACSLRDGFAELKAAGAVVLGVSADSTQSHKAFAEKFHLPFSILADPDKRIIEAYGVKMPLLGFAKRVTFLIDRQGIVRKVLTDVQTRAHDQQVLALLKGIS, from the coding sequence ATGAGTCGGAACTGGAGGGTGGGCATGGGCATCATGGCAACGCTGGGATTGGCCTCGGCCGCAGACATCACCGAAGGCACCAAGGCCCCGGCCTTTGAAGCGCAGGATCAGAACGGAGCCACGATCCGCCTGGCGGATTTCCAAGGCAAGTCCGTCGTGGTGCTCTACTTCTATCCCAAGGACGACACGCCGGGCTGCACTGCCGAGGCCTGCAGCCTGCGGGACGGTTTCGCAGAACTCAAGGCCGCGGGCGCCGTGGTCCTGGGCGTCAGCGCGGACAGCACCCAGAGCCACAAGGCTTTCGCGGAGAAGTTCCACCTGCCCTTCAGCATCCTGGCCGACCCCGACAAGCGCATCATCGAGGCCTATGGCGTGAAAATGCCCCTGCTGGGGTTTGCCAAACGGGTCACCTTCCTCATCGATCGGCAGGGCATCGTGAGGAAGGTCCTCACCGATGTCCAGACCCGGGCGCATGACCAGCAGGTGCTCGCCCTCCTGAAGGGAATCTCCTAA
- a CDS encoding LolA family protein: MRLPILIWLAVSPCFASMPGWWTTFTRMPSLESRFRQESDSLVFGKLARQGRLALARGGRLRVTYEGGLTVTCDGRHLVQYDPDTRTAQRVELARAVRDFPLLGILLDPARLDRLYKAESLGGEAVKLSPREPGLPELNLTGRKGLLHSLAWTDPSGARQTLELLDPKSPAPLAPDAFKLQVPAGTRWSTPNG, from the coding sequence GTGCGCCTGCCCATCCTGATCTGGCTGGCGGTGTCCCCGTGCTTCGCGTCCATGCCCGGCTGGTGGACCACCTTCACCAGGATGCCCTCCCTGGAGAGCCGCTTCCGGCAGGAGAGCGACAGCCTGGTGTTCGGCAAGCTGGCCCGTCAGGGGCGCCTGGCCCTGGCCCGGGGCGGGCGGCTGCGGGTCACCTACGAGGGCGGGCTCACCGTCACCTGTGATGGGCGCCATCTGGTGCAGTACGACCCGGATACGCGGACGGCCCAGCGGGTGGAGCTGGCCCGGGCGGTGCGCGATTTTCCCCTGCTGGGCATCCTCCTGGATCCGGCCCGCCTCGACCGGCTGTACAAGGCGGAGTCCCTCGGTGGCGAGGCCGTGAAGCTCTCGCCCAGGGAGCCGGGCCTGCCCGAACTGAACCTCACGGGGCGCAAGGGTCTCCTGCATTCCCTGGCCTGGACCGATCCCTCCGGGGCGCGCCAGACCCTGGAGCTGCTCGATCCGAAGTCGCCGGCCCCCTTGGCGCCGGACGCATTCAAGCTACAGGTTCCGGCGGGCACCCGCTGGTCTACTCCGAACGGCTGA
- a CDS encoding HAD hydrolase-like protein: protein MTAATPGLVCFDLDGTLVDPLLGVQNCLAKTCEAFDLQLPDEATIRGWIGLGMRESLASLRGLEDPERLEAALDFYWERYRQDGVFEHELYPGVFHLLHRLKRQGHRIYVVSAKPSLFARRIAYQFDLNLIFDDIFGSTLKGRWQPKTEVLGGLAERGTIWPGGVFIGDRGLDMVAALDHGLEAIGVGWGYGSREELTRAGAARIFDTVADLDAWLRIRFPQPERFDAFSRSE from the coding sequence ATGACCGCGGCGACTCCCGGGCTCGTCTGCTTCGACCTCGACGGGACCCTCGTGGATCCCCTGCTCGGCGTGCAAAACTGCCTTGCGAAGACCTGCGAGGCCTTCGACCTGCAGCTGCCGGACGAGGCCACCATCCGGGGCTGGATCGGCTTGGGCATGCGGGAGTCCCTGGCTTCCCTCCGGGGCCTCGAGGACCCCGAGCGGCTGGAGGCGGCCCTCGACTTCTACTGGGAGCGCTACCGGCAGGACGGGGTCTTCGAGCACGAGCTCTACCCAGGCGTCTTCCACCTGCTGCACCGCCTGAAGCGCCAGGGCCACCGCATCTACGTCGTATCCGCCAAGCCCAGCCTCTTCGCCCGGCGCATCGCCTACCAGTTCGACCTGAACCTGATCTTCGACGACATCTTCGGCAGCACCTTGAAAGGCCGCTGGCAGCCCAAGACCGAGGTGCTGGGAGGTCTGGCGGAGCGGGGCACCATCTGGCCCGGGGGCGTCTTCATCGGCGACCGGGGCCTGGACATGGTGGCCGCCCTGGATCATGGCCTGGAGGCCATCGGCGTGGGCTGGGGCTACGGCAGCCGCGAAGAACTGACCAGGGCCGGGGCCGCCAGGATCTTCGACACGGTCGCCGACCTCGATGCCTGGCTCCGGATCCGCTTTCCGCAGCCCGAGCGCTTCGACGCCTTCAGCCGTTCGGAGTAG
- a CDS encoding inorganic diphosphatase, whose protein sequence is MSFIHLHPGNQAPEIVNAIIEIPTGSRIKYEIDHHTGLVHVDRVLFSPFHYPAEYGFIPGTLADDGDPADILVLINGSTYPGVVIRARPIGLLRMTDDKGHDAKILAVATDDPTYAHVTSRSDLPPHFLLEVEHFFLTYKDLERKSVSSDGWGGKDEAHAFVRASIENYTKQQQKK, encoded by the coding sequence ATGTCCTTCATCCATCTCCACCCCGGCAACCAGGCGCCCGAAATCGTCAACGCGATCATCGAAATCCCGACCGGATCGCGCATCAAGTACGAAATCGACCACCACACGGGCCTGGTGCACGTGGACCGCGTGCTCTTCTCGCCCTTCCACTACCCGGCCGAGTACGGGTTCATTCCGGGCACCCTCGCGGATGATGGCGATCCGGCCGACATCCTCGTGCTCATCAACGGCTCCACCTACCCCGGCGTGGTGATCCGCGCCCGGCCCATCGGCCTGCTGCGCATGACCGACGACAAGGGCCATGACGCCAAGATCCTCGCCGTGGCCACGGACGACCCCACCTACGCCCACGTGACGTCGCGCAGCGACCTGCCGCCGCACTTCCTCCTCGAGGTGGAGCACTTCTTCCTCACCTACAAGGATCTCGAGCGGAAGAGCGTCTCCAGCGACGGCTGGGGCGGCAAGGACGAGGCCCACGCCTTCGTGCGAGCTTCCATCGAGAATTACACCAAGCAGCAGCAGAAGAAGTAG
- a CDS encoding sensor histidine kinase: MTGAQTHPDPRQLLEAFEAFTAASEHLQTRYEALQSQLGQLQGELQTVLEAVPFAIWVLAEDGSLRFTNRPQGLEGRFLQGPAPWEAGSPGGQRRVQTAEGRELIFEEERRSAPHGGTIVTLRDVTEAVLRAQQATREDRLAAMGRMAAELAHEIRNPLGSLALFSGMLVEDLAEQAGPLELARKMQEGVGRLNSVVGNTLAFTRDLHPKEGTLPLRSFWEETLRSATLAEAVPWENQIPEQATWLGDPDLLRQVAQNLLQNAIRALEDAEAPRIILSAVEERLEGQPCWHLTLTDNGCGIPEEALAKVFDPFFSTFGGGTGLGLAVCHRIIVAHGGLLFIESQMGRGTTVHLRLAAASRA, encoded by the coding sequence GTGACGGGGGCCCAGACCCATCCCGATCCCCGCCAGCTGCTCGAAGCCTTCGAGGCCTTCACGGCGGCCTCCGAACACCTCCAGACCCGCTACGAGGCCCTCCAGTCCCAGCTGGGGCAGCTCCAGGGCGAGTTGCAGACCGTCCTCGAAGCGGTCCCCTTCGCCATCTGGGTGCTGGCCGAAGACGGCTCCCTGCGGTTCACCAACCGGCCCCAGGGCCTGGAGGGCCGCTTCCTGCAGGGACCTGCGCCCTGGGAAGCCGGCAGCCCAGGTGGCCAGCGCCGGGTCCAGACCGCGGAAGGGCGCGAGCTGATCTTCGAGGAGGAGCGGCGGTCCGCCCCCCACGGTGGCACCATCGTCACGCTGCGGGACGTCACGGAGGCCGTGCTGCGCGCCCAGCAGGCCACCCGCGAAGACCGCCTGGCCGCCATGGGCCGCATGGCCGCGGAGCTGGCCCACGAGATCCGGAATCCCCTGGGCAGCCTGGCCCTCTTCTCCGGGATGCTCGTGGAGGATCTCGCGGAGCAGGCCGGCCCGCTGGAGCTCGCCCGGAAGATGCAGGAGGGCGTGGGCCGGCTGAACAGCGTGGTCGGCAACACCCTGGCCTTCACCCGGGACCTGCACCCCAAGGAGGGCACCCTGCCCCTGCGGAGCTTCTGGGAGGAGACGCTGCGCAGCGCGACGCTGGCCGAAGCCGTCCCCTGGGAGAACCAGATCCCCGAGCAGGCCACCTGGCTCGGCGATCCCGACCTCCTGCGCCAGGTCGCCCAGAACCTGCTCCAGAACGCCATCCGCGCGCTCGAGGATGCCGAGGCCCCGCGCATCATCCTGTCCGCCGTCGAGGAGCGGCTGGAGGGCCAGCCCTGCTGGCACCTGACGCTCACCGACAACGGCTGCGGCATCCCGGAGGAGGCCCTGGCGAAGGTGTTCGATCCCTTCTTCAGCACCTTCGGAGGCGGCACCGGACTGGGGCTCGCCGTCTGCCACCGCATCATCGTGGCCCACGGCGGCCTGCTCTTCATCGAAAGCCAGATGGGCCGCGGAACCACGGTGCACCTGCGGCTGGCGGCGGCCTCCCGCGCGTGA
- a CDS encoding HEAT repeat domain-containing protein: MSDFLQLAQSLAVALKALQMYTAQHPRAQEGLAGAHAAFERWLLQPGRLQFVVSGTKAFVDGQVQDTRSPHVAALVRLVSERGISGFVFERGVRPDELLTFLEGLATKPPKLEEQGGFEALLRSSGVVNIKVSQTRYQEISEGEDFGSEKAPALSPAPPVAPSPSPENLVKFIRDAMLSSIAKGATSTSGSTQRATGASSFGPAAGGTSSGTLGGDSGSIGGLFDDGGSGPLAGFGPSDLSGLGPLGRELGLGEGMPTPGQLGTLRQVLMGLSPEAQLGLLAGLGSLPEHPAGLALGVKALAGEVLAVATSTVLAQGTTWAQLRGPLQDILRPIADRERLVRTLSSHLRLAGQDPTQAEAILRHLEWEALSLEAKLLKVLEQGHLFELSLEERLALLRELLDLRRFDDFVRIQEVLLETLRSDQSELRLKAIQTLNGVTRWAHDPGLPPEGEGPLAEGLRAHFAWEPEPPVHRWSTEALESLLAALVQRGELAPVLSDLHELEGLCAFLEEQHPWRNDALARLRTSLQRPPLLDAAIARAFALERDQMILEVHPYFEFIGDPMARHLVARLGEENDRTRRGRLVESVRSMGPMALPALMHALTAPAWFLVRNALMLLSDLGDAGCVPAILPLLRHPEPRVRRTAVRALWKLGGPVAEPHLVAQMKDTDLETMQEILFALGQLRSEGSLPQVTELAQDKRIIEKLRIQALDTLGHIASAKSLPVLLECLRRKGFFGGGESQPIRLAAAKALAALGTPDALAALRKAVEGESKGEDREVMRRLLDRPVQP; this comes from the coding sequence ATGAGCGACTTCCTGCAGCTCGCCCAGAGTCTGGCCGTGGCCCTCAAGGCGCTGCAGATGTACACCGCCCAGCACCCCCGGGCCCAGGAGGGCCTCGCCGGAGCCCATGCCGCCTTCGAGCGGTGGCTGCTCCAGCCGGGGCGCCTGCAGTTCGTGGTGTCCGGCACCAAGGCCTTCGTGGACGGGCAGGTGCAGGACACCCGCAGCCCCCACGTCGCTGCCCTCGTGAGGCTGGTCTCCGAGCGGGGCATCAGCGGCTTCGTCTTCGAGCGGGGCGTCCGGCCGGACGAGCTGCTCACCTTCCTCGAGGGCCTGGCCACCAAGCCCCCGAAGCTGGAGGAGCAGGGTGGCTTCGAGGCCCTGCTCCGATCCTCGGGCGTGGTGAACATCAAGGTTTCCCAGACCCGCTACCAGGAGATTTCCGAAGGGGAGGACTTCGGCTCGGAGAAGGCGCCGGCCCTGTCACCGGCCCCGCCGGTCGCGCCCTCCCCCTCACCGGAGAACCTCGTCAAGTTCATCCGGGACGCCATGCTGAGCTCCATCGCCAAAGGGGCCACCTCCACGAGCGGCTCGACCCAACGGGCGACCGGAGCCTCATCGTTCGGCCCTGCGGCGGGAGGAACCAGCAGCGGCACCCTGGGCGGGGACAGCGGATCCATCGGGGGTCTCTTCGACGATGGGGGCTCCGGGCCCCTGGCCGGCTTCGGCCCCTCGGACCTGAGCGGCCTCGGCCCCCTGGGACGGGAGCTCGGGCTCGGCGAGGGCATGCCGACCCCCGGCCAGCTCGGGACCCTGCGCCAGGTGCTGATGGGACTCAGCCCGGAAGCCCAGCTGGGCCTCCTGGCCGGCCTGGGCAGCCTCCCCGAACATCCCGCGGGGCTGGCCCTGGGGGTGAAGGCCCTGGCGGGTGAGGTCCTCGCCGTGGCCACCAGCACGGTCCTGGCCCAGGGAACCACCTGGGCCCAGCTGCGGGGCCCCCTCCAGGACATCCTCCGACCCATCGCCGACCGGGAGCGGCTCGTCCGCACCCTGTCCTCGCACCTGCGCCTGGCCGGACAGGACCCCACCCAGGCCGAGGCCATCCTGCGTCACCTGGAGTGGGAGGCCCTCAGCCTGGAGGCCAAGCTGCTCAAGGTGCTCGAGCAGGGCCATCTGTTCGAGCTGAGCCTGGAGGAGCGCCTGGCCCTCCTGCGCGAGCTGCTGGACCTGCGGCGCTTCGACGACTTCGTCCGCATCCAGGAAGTGCTCCTGGAGACCCTCCGCAGTGACCAGTCGGAGCTCCGCCTCAAGGCCATCCAGACCCTCAACGGCGTGACCCGCTGGGCCCACGATCCGGGCCTGCCACCGGAAGGCGAGGGCCCCCTCGCAGAAGGGCTGAGGGCCCACTTCGCCTGGGAACCGGAGCCCCCGGTCCACCGCTGGTCCACCGAGGCCCTGGAGTCCCTGCTCGCGGCCCTGGTCCAGCGTGGAGAGCTCGCCCCGGTGCTTTCCGATCTCCACGAACTCGAGGGGCTCTGCGCCTTCCTGGAGGAGCAGCATCCCTGGCGGAACGATGCCCTCGCCCGGCTCCGGACCTCCCTCCAGCGCCCCCCCCTGCTCGACGCGGCCATCGCCCGGGCCTTCGCCCTGGAACGGGATCAGATGATCCTCGAGGTCCATCCCTACTTCGAATTCATCGGCGATCCCATGGCCCGGCACCTGGTGGCCCGGCTCGGAGAGGAGAACGACCGCACGCGGCGCGGCCGCCTGGTCGAGTCGGTCCGGAGCATGGGACCCATGGCCCTGCCCGCCCTGATGCACGCCCTGACCGCGCCGGCCTGGTTCCTGGTGCGGAACGCCCTCATGCTCCTCTCGGACCTCGGCGATGCCGGCTGCGTCCCCGCCATCCTCCCCCTGCTCCGCCACCCCGAGCCCAGGGTGCGCCGCACGGCGGTGCGCGCCCTCTGGAAGCTGGGCGGTCCCGTGGCCGAACCGCACCTGGTCGCCCAGATGAAGGACACCGACCTGGAGACCATGCAGGAGATCCTCTTCGCCCTGGGGCAGCTGAGATCGGAGGGCAGCCTGCCCCAGGTCACGGAGCTGGCCCAGGACAAACGCATCATCGAGAAGCTGCGCATCCAGGCCCTGGACACCCTCGGCCACATCGCCTCCGCGAAGTCCCTGCCGGTCCTCCTGGAGTGCCTGCGCCGCAAGGGCTTCTTCGGCGGTGGCGAATCGCAGCCCATCCGGTTGGCCGCCGCGAAGGCCCTGGCCGCCCTGGGCACGCCGGATGCCCTTGCGGCCCTGAGGAAGGCCGTGGAAGGCGAATCCAAGGGCGAAGATCGCGAGGTCATGCGTCGCCTGCTGGACCGCCCGGTGCAGCCGTGA
- a CDS encoding HD domain-containing protein, translating to MTQPTPWRSACEQALRRFSDADSIRFWGIGHEVEGTYQPIFNYRFEHTYAAVLLARWLAPATGADAEVVECAAWLHDVAKRLKDPHAKDSHAQDASAKVAEILAGTDFPAEKIPAVRHAIEHHVGLKLTKRLEPLETACLWDCDKLSKIGAASLIHFGCISGAFQPITTAEILRRGTAWLDLARSITTSFNTEPAREEGRRRLAFLEAHYAQLRREWSDPAEMTPP from the coding sequence GCGAACAAGCGCTGCGGCGTTTCTCAGACGCGGACTCGATCCGGTTCTGGGGCATCGGCCATGAAGTGGAAGGCACCTACCAACCCATCTTCAACTACCGTTTCGAGCACACCTACGCAGCCGTGCTGCTGGCGCGCTGGCTGGCCCCCGCCACGGGGGCCGATGCCGAAGTGGTGGAGTGCGCGGCCTGGCTGCACGACGTGGCCAAGCGCCTGAAGGATCCCCACGCGAAGGATTCGCATGCCCAGGACGCCTCCGCCAAGGTGGCGGAGATCCTGGCCGGGACCGACTTCCCGGCGGAAAAGATCCCCGCCGTGCGCCATGCCATCGAGCACCACGTCGGCCTCAAGCTCACGAAGCGGCTGGAGCCCCTCGAGACGGCCTGTCTCTGGGACTGCGACAAGCTCAGCAAGATCGGCGCGGCCAGCCTCATCCACTTCGGCTGCATCAGCGGGGCCTTCCAGCCCATCACCACGGCGGAGATCCTCCGCCGCGGCACGGCCTGGCTGGATCTGGCCCGGAGCATCACCACCAGCTTCAACACCGAACCGGCCCGGGAGGAGGGCCGGCGCCGCCTCGCCTTCCTCGAAGCCCACTACGCCCAGCTCCGGCGCGAGTGGTCCGACCCTGCGGAGATGACGCCCCCATGA